From the Micromonospora echinofusca genome, the window CGTAGTCCTCCGCGTAGCTGCCCGGGATCTCCTCGTCGACCAGCCCGAACCCGTCACGCAGCGCGGCGGCGCGGATCAGGAAGGTCGACGGGTGCAGCTCCGTCATCCGGTCGCGCAGCAGGTCGGCCAGGGTGACCGAGTCCTTCGGCAGCGCCCGGTCGACGGTGTGCCCGTCGTAGCTGACCCGGATGCCGCAGCTGACGAACTCCGCGTCGGGGTGGGCGGCGAGCGCCTCGACCTGGGCGCGCAGCTTGCCGGGCAGCCACTCGTCGTCGTCGTCGCAGAACGCGACGAGCTCACCGGTGGCAGCCAGGACGCCGCTGTTGCGGGCGCCGGCCAGACCGGGGGCGCGCTCGTTGCGGATCACCCGGACCAGCCGGCCCGGGCGGGACAGCTCGGCCAGTGCGGCGTCCGGCTCGGACTGGTCGTAGACCACCACCACCTCGACCGGGCCGGGGTGGTCCTGGTCGAGGATGGCGCGCACGGCGGCCCGGAGCAGCTCCGGACGGTCCCGGGTGGGGACCACCGCGCTCACGCTCGGGTGTTCGGTCATCGCCGCTCTCCGTTCCGGCCCGACCGCGCCCACGGCCGCCACCTCGTCCCCTGCCGTCGTCCGGTCGACGCGGCCACCAGGTCCTCCACGATCCGCCCCACCCGCTCGACCGCCGCGCGGCGCGCCTCGGACGCGTCCGGGTCGGCCGCGACGGCGTACCGGGACGGGTCGGCGAGGCCGGCGGTGAGCGCCTCGAACAGCGCCTCCCGGGTCTCGGCGAGCGCCACCATGCCGGCCGCGCCCAGGCGGCGGGCGAACAGCTGCTGGTGGTCGTCGACGTGCTCGCCCCGGGTCGGGTCCCGGGGCACGACGATCGGCAGGTGGCCGTGGCGGCGGGCCTCCAGGATGGTGGCCGGGCCGCCGTGGCAGACCACGAGGTCGGCCTCGGCCATCGCGGCCTGCAGCTCTTCGTGGCCGAGGAAGGGCACCGCCCCGGGCACCCCGGGGGCCCGGGTGTGTCCGTGCTGGACGGTCAGCTCGACGTTCTCGCCGACCGTGGGGTGCCACTCCGCCAGCCAGCCGACCAGCCGGTCGAACGGGTGCTTGTCGGTGCCGACGGCGACCAGCAGCCGGGACCGGGCGAGGTCGCCGGGGTCGCGGGGCCGGGGCACCCGGTTGGCGGGCGCCGGCCGGGGGCGACCGGGGGCGACCCGGTGCGCGGGGGCGGTTCCGGTGCTCTCGACGTTCACAGCAGGGTCCCCACGACGGTGGCCTCCGGGTACTGCCGGCGCTGCTCGTCCCACTGCACGAGCATCGCGGAGAGGAACGGCCGGCAGAGCCGGGCGGTCAGGGTCGGGGTGTCGATGCGGTCGTACACCTCGATGTAGACGGTCGGCACGCGCCGGAGCCGGGCGAGCACCACGAACGGGACGGCCACCCCGGCGCCGGTGGTCACCACGGCGGCGACCCGCCGCGAGCGCAGCACCCGCCAGGCCAGGACGGCGTTGCGCAGCAGGTTCGGCACGTTGCGGGTGGTCGGGTGGTGCGCCGGGACGAGTTCCTCGCCGTCGAGCAGCGACAGCGCCTCGGGTGTGTCGAAGGTGACCCAGCACCGTCGCCAGCGTTCGTACCACGGGCGCAGGGCGAGCAGCTGGGCCAGGTGACCGCCGCTGGAGCCCACCAGGAGCAGGACTCCGGGCTCGCCGGCATCCTCGGTTGTCGTTTCCACGCGACTCCCCACACGTTCGCTTGGATGTTCGGTGGTCGCCACGCGACAGCAGATCACAGGTCCCCCGGCTGGTGAAATAGGGTGACCGGGCGACAAGTCGATCTCCGCGGGTGGCGGATCTGGTGCGCCGTACCGATCGCCGACATCGACGATCGTGACGACCTGGAGTTTCTCCGTCACCGTCCGGAGTCGGCGGCGCGCCGCTGGCTCCGGCGATTTCGGCGGATCAGCCGCTATGTCGTTTCTCGATGACGTCCAGCAGGGCGGGATGCAGCGCCGCGTTCCAGCCGGCGCCGGCGTCGGCCAGCCGCCAGGTGCGCAACCACATCTCCAGCAGGTAGGCGTCGGCCACCAGCCGCCCGGTCGCCGACCCGAGCCCCAGCCCGGCGCCGTGCCGGTCGAGCTGGGCGTCGACGGCCCGCGCCGCCACGGCGGCCGGCTCGCCCCGCAGCACCAGGGCCCGCTGGAACGCGTCGTGCGCCAGGTCGAAGCCGAGCGGCACGTCCGGCCCGCTGTGCTCCCAGTCCCAGGCGACGAGGCGGCCGGCGTGCACGCCGAGGTTCCAGGGCACCCAGTCGCCGTGCCAGTGCCCGAACTCGACGGCGGTGCCGCCGTGCCGGTCGGCCAGGGCGGCGACCGCGGCGACCGCCCGGGCCCCGTCCGGCGTGCCGACGGCGGCGCGCCCGGCCTCGGCGGTGAGCCGGGCCAGGAACGCCGACGCCGCCAGCGGGCGCGGCGGCGCTGGCGGGTCACCCCGGCGGGCCACGGCCAGCAGGGCCGCGATCCGCGGCGGGTCGTCGACCGGCACCCCCCGCACGTCCGGCGGCAGCGGCTCGACCAGCGCGACGACCTGCCCGGCGGCCGTGGTCTCGGCCAGCAGGCGGGGCGCCGCCGGATGGTCGGGCGTGCCGGTCACCGCCGGCAGCTCGCGCAGGGCCGCCGCCTCGGTGGTCACCAGCGCCCGGGTGGCGCCGTTCCAGCCGATCTTCGCGTAGCCGAGGGCCCGGCCGTCCGGGGCGAACAGTTGCAGGGTGGGCTTGTGGTTCGGGTCCGGCGGGCGGACCCCGCAGGCCGCGAGCACCGACGGCGCGCCGAGTGCGGCACCCAGCCGCCCGGCCAACAGCGCCTCGTCGACCGCGACCGGATCGGGCAGCGACACCGTCAGCCGGGGGAACGGGGCCAGGTCGACGGCGCCGACCCGCGCCAGCACGCCGAGCGCGGCCCGCACCGCCCGCACCTTCGGCGGACGCAGCGCGTTGTACGCCAGCAGCGAGGCGGCCGTGGCGCGGGGCGCGCCGAGCGGCAGCAGGAACCGGGCCCGGGCGAGCGACGGGACGACCGCGTACCGGGCGACCTCACGGTGCCCGGGCGGCGGCGGGGCGCCCACGGTCAGGGCGATCCGCTCGTCGCCGAACACGGCCCGGGTGACCCAGCCCAGCCCGTCGGTACGGGAGCGGGGGTCGGCGGCGTCGGTCGTACGCGCCGTCACGCGGCCCGGTCCGGCCAGTCGAGTTCCAGCCCCAGCCGCTGCCGCAACGCGTCGTTGTACGGGCGGTAGTACTCGGTCAGCTCGGCGCGTACGGCCGGCTCCAGCGGCGCCGAGCGGCGGTCGTTGTAGACCTTGAAGTCGGGCAGGTCGTGCGGCGGCAGGCCGAGGAAGTCCAGCGTCCGGCGGTAGGTGGACCGGGCGTCGCGGTAGAGGTCCTCACTGGGCAGGAAGAGGATCTGCTCCCGGTCGAAGCGCTCCAGCCAGGGTTCCAGGTGCTCCAGGTAGCGCCCCCGGGCCCGGTAGGTGTACCAGTCGTACGGCTCGCTGAAGTACTCCGGCTCGGCGATCAGCCGTTCCCGCTCCCCCGCCGTACGCTCGCCCTCGGCGGCCAGCGCGGCGGCGAAGTCGAGCGGCTCGATGCCGTGCGTGCGCCGCTCCTTCCAGTGCGAGTACGCCCGCTCCACCGGGTCGCGCAGCAGGACGATGAGCCGCACCGACGGCATCAGCGCGGCGACCCGCTGCGCCGCGAGGGGATGGAACATGTAGAGCGGCGCCGCCTCGCCGACGCGTACCGGCCCGCCGTGCCGCTTCTCCAGCGCCTCCCGGTGACGCTGGGTGGGAAAGTGCGAGCGGTACCAGGCCTCGCCGCGACGCCAGTGCTCCTCGAAGTAGTGCGAGGACTTGGTGTTCCAGGCCGGGAAGAGCCGGGGCACCAGCGGGTGCTGGATGAGGTAGTTCCACAGCGAGGTGGTGCCGCCCCGCTTGGTGCCGATGATGAGGAAGTCCGGCAGCGGTCGCCGGTCGCTGGTCCGCACCCCGTAGTCGACGAGTGACTCGCGCACCCGCTCCGTCACCTGGGTCGGTACGAGCTGCTTCACCCGGTCTCGGATGGACGGCACGACGACCTCACCTGCCCTTCGTATCCTCCGGGGCGGGCCCGGTGGCGGCCGGGGCCGCCTCCTGCCGCCCACGGACCTGCACCATGGTCACCCGGATGCGGTGCCGCACCCGGGGCAACGTCAACAAGCCGACGCAGCCGGCGGCCAGCACGCCCAGGGCCACGGCCAGGCCGCCGATCCCCCGGCCGCCGGCCAGCACCCCGATCCCCGCCGCGGCCCCGACCCCGGCGACGGTGGCCGCCCCGGCGCGCAGCATCGCCGCGTCGACCAGGGGCTGGCCGATGACGGCCCGGGCGCAGGCCACGGCGGTGAGGTTCTCGGTGGCGATGCCGAGCGCCCAGGCCAGCGCCGCCCCCGTCGCGCCGTGCGCCGGGATCAGCCACAGGCCGAGCGAGACGGTGACCAGCAGCCCGGCCAGCGTGGCGGCCAGGTGCAGCCCGCTGCGCCCGCCCATCAGCAGCAGGCTCTGCACGTTGCCGACCCCGGTGTTGACCAGCATGGCCAGCGCGAGCACGGTCATCGCGGTGGCGCCGGCGGTGAACTCGGGCCCGAAGAGCTGAAGGAAGGCCAGCCCGA encodes:
- a CDS encoding glycosyltransferase family 2 protein, with product MTEHPSVSAVVPTRDRPELLRAAVRAILDQDHPGPVEVVVVYDQSEPDAALAELSRPGRLVRVIRNERAPGLAGARNSGVLAATGELVAFCDDDDEWLPGKLRAQVEALAAHPDAEFVSCGIRVSYDGHTVDRALPKDSVTLADLLRDRMTELHPSTFLIRAAALRDGFGLVDEEIPGSYAEDYEFLLRAARSAPLVNLRTPYVLVRWHKRSYFAQRWDTISEALQWLLERYPEFGTQPAGEARVTGQIAFARAASGDRRGAMRWARHTIRRNPREPRAYLALAVAGRMVRADAVLRTLHKRGRGI
- a CDS encoding glycosyltransferase, which translates into the protein MPRPRDPGDLARSRLLVAVGTDKHPFDRLVGWLAEWHPTVGENVELTVQHGHTRAPGVPGAVPFLGHEELQAAMAEADLVVCHGGPATILEARRHGHLPIVVPRDPTRGEHVDDHQQLFARRLGAAGMVALAETREALFEALTAGLADPSRYAVAADPDASEARRAAVERVGRIVEDLVAASTGRRQGTRWRPWARSGRNGERR
- a CDS encoding glycosyltransferase family 28 protein, with the translated sequence METTTEDAGEPGVLLLVGSSGGHLAQLLALRPWYERWRRCWVTFDTPEALSLLDGEELVPAHHPTTRNVPNLLRNAVLAWRVLRSRRVAAVVTTGAGVAVPFVVLARLRRVPTVYIEVYDRIDTPTLTARLCRPFLSAMLVQWDEQRRQYPEATVVGTLL
- a CDS encoding sulfotransferase domain-containing protein; this translates as MPSIRDRVKQLVPTQVTERVRESLVDYGVRTSDRRPLPDFLIIGTKRGGTTSLWNYLIQHPLVPRLFPAWNTKSSHYFEEHWRRGEAWYRSHFPTQRHREALEKRHGGPVRVGEAAPLYMFHPLAAQRVAALMPSVRLIVLLRDPVERAYSHWKERRTHGIEPLDFAAALAAEGERTAGERERLIAEPEYFSEPYDWYTYRARGRYLEHLEPWLERFDREQILFLPSEDLYRDARSTYRRTLDFLGLPPHDLPDFKVYNDRRSAPLEPAVRAELTEYYRPYNDALRQRLGLELDWPDRAA